In the genome of Candidatus Deferrimicrobium sp., the window CGTGCGAACCCGCGTCTGTAGAGCGAGGCAGCTCCCGACGGATCATTGTCATGCGGTAACCAACCCGCGAATATCAGTCTGATCATCGTCGAAGCCGCCAAAGCCCGGCCCGGTGCAAAAGGAAAAGGAGAAGGCGAACGCAAAATCCACTTGACGCCGGTCACTCCATATCAGTTAGTCCGGGAGTGGGGCGTCCCCCTCCTGCGGCCACTCCGCCGGATGCCTCAGTGTAGCAGAATGGATGCGGGGACCCGGTGTGGTATCCTGACCCGCATGCGAACCGACGGCAACGTGCGCATCGACGTGGAGCGGTCGCTCCTGCAATCGGCGGACGAGGCGGCGGCGGCGATCCGTGCCCTTCTCTCCGAGCGTAAGATCTACGCGATCAACCTCATCTCCTCGCCGGGTTCCGGGAAAACCACGCTGATCGAGGCCCTCCTTGCCCGCTTCGACGGGAAGGGAGGCGTGGCGGTCGTCGAGGGGGACATCGAGACCGAGATCGACGCGGAGCGGATCCGGAAACACGGCGTTCAGGTGCGGCAGATCAACACCCGGTCGTCCTGTCACATCCAGCCGTCCAGACTCCTGTCCGTTCTCCGGGAGATGGACCTGTCGGAGACCCGGCTCCTACTCGTGGAGAACGTGGGGAATCTTGTCTGCCCGGCGGAAGTCTCCCTGGGGGAGGATGCCCGCGTCGTCCTGCTGAGCGTGACGGAGGGGGACGAGAAGCCGCTCAAATATCCGCTCGTCTTCAGGACGTCCGATCTGCTCGTGATCACGAAGACGGACCTGCTGCCGTACGTGACGTTCGACGTGGACCGCGTCCGCCGCGCCGCCCGCGCCGCCAACCCCGCGGTGGAGATCTTCGAAGTCTCCGCGACCGCCGGATCAGGGATGTCGACGCTGCTCGACCGGATCGAGGCGTTGCGGGCGACGAAGAACTGAGTGCTCCGCATTTATGAAGGGGGCACTGAATGCATGAGCTTGGGGTCGCCAACGAGATCCTCGACGTAGCCCTTTCCGAGGCGGAACGGCACGCGGCGAAGAAGGTGACGTCGATCCGGTTGCGCGTGGGCGTCCTGCGCTCCATCGAGCCGGAGAATCTCTTCTTTCTCTTTGATCACATTGCCCGCGGAACGCCCGCGGAAGGCGCGGTTCTCGAAATCGTGGAGGAACCGGTCCGGGTCGAATGCGAAGCGTGTGGGGTGTCGGAGGCCTCCTCCTTCACATGGGAGTGCCCTCGCTGCAAGGGATCGGGCGTCAAGGTGACCGGCGGCGACTCGCTGTCGATCCTCTCCCTGGACGTCGACTCCTGAATCCAAGATCCGTTATGTAAGTTGCAGTTTTATTCCGCACGACCGGACTCCGTACACAAATTCATGCAAATCAATAGAACATCGGTTTCCAATTCTGCGATCTCTGTTTCCATGTATCAATATATGTTTATAAGCGACTGATTATAAAGAATAATTTCC includes:
- the hypB gene encoding hydrogenase nickel incorporation protein HypB, with product MRTDGNVRIDVERSLLQSADEAAAAIRALLSERKIYAINLISSPGSGKTTLIEALLARFDGKGGVAVVEGDIETEIDAERIRKHGVQVRQINTRSSCHIQPSRLLSVLREMDLSETRLLLVENVGNLVCPAEVSLGEDARVVLLSVTEGDEKPLKYPLVFRTSDLLVITKTDLLPYVTFDVDRVRRAARAANPAVEIFEVSATAGSGMSTLLDRIEALRATKN
- the hypA gene encoding hydrogenase maturation nickel metallochaperone HypA; its protein translation is MHELGVANEILDVALSEAERHAAKKVTSIRLRVGVLRSIEPENLFFLFDHIARGTPAEGAVLEIVEEPVRVECEACGVSEASSFTWECPRCKGSGVKVTGGDSLSILSLDVDS